CGAGCGAGCCCACCGTCTTGATGCCGCCGCCGTCGAGTGCGCGACGCAGCTCGCGAATTGGACCCGTCGTATAGCCGAAGAACGTCGCAAGCGGCTCGGGTGCCTTGCAGGCTGTGATGATGACCGCGCGCTTGGCAGCACGCGCGGCGGGAGCTGCAGGAACGTCTCGGCGGCCTACGCCGGGCAACACGAGCTGGCCGCTGGCGGGGAAGAAGCGCTGCAGGCGCTCGAGGATCGCCTGCGTGGTGTCATCAGGCCGACGGAAGTAGGCGGGGAGTCCGAAGATCACACCATCGGCGTTGTCGATGGCTTCAGCGAGGATGGGGAGGTCGTCGGGGATCTTGCAGGCCTCGGTCAGGCGGCACCAGCCGCACCCGGTGCACGAGTGCACCTCGAGGGAGGCAAGTCGGATACGAGTGACTTCAGCGCCGGCGGTCTCGGCTGCGGCTGCAGCCTCTTCCACCGATAGGCTGATGACGCCGCGTGCCGGGCTCGCGTCGATCGCCAAGATCTTCACCGCATACTTCCTCCCATGGTTGCGACGGTATCAGGCCGTCGTCGGTCCGAACAGGGGTCTCTGTTCCTCGCCTTTTGCCAAAGGCGGCAACGATCCGGCCTTCAGCCCATCTAGACAGTCGTCGAGCCAGTCGATGGCCGCGCGCTCGACCGCGATCGCGCCGCTGAACGCGGCGTCGCGAAGAGCAATAACTCGCATTGGGGCGTCGCCGCTCTGCGCAGTTTGCAGCGCTCTGTCGCGCAGGTCGTCCAGCCGCGCTTGGTGGAGTGTCCTGCGATCGGTCAGCTGTGCCGAGAGTTGGTCGTCGCTTAGCTGTCCGGCGAAGTAGACCTGCAGCAAGAACGCATCGCGCGGGGCCGGCAGGGGATGTGGCTCCGCCAGCCAAGCGGACAGAGTGAGTCGCCCGAGGTCTGTGATCGCGTAGACCTTGCGGTCCGGCTTGCCGGCCTGGCGCTTCCGCGTCGCGGTGACCAGTTTGGCGCCTTGCAGACGTTCGAGCGTGCGGTAGATCTGGGCCTGATCGGCGGTCCAGAAGTCCTTTGCAGCGTCATCGAAGCAGCGCGTCTTCAGGTCGTAGCCCGAACGCGGGTGTTCTCCCAAGAATCCCAGTATCGCTACGTCGAGCGACAACCTTCGGCCCCCTCAAAGCCATATATGACAACACGCATAATAGAGAAGTCATATATAAAACGCAACAGTCAACCTTACCTCTAGGAATGCAGAATAACGCCTGCTCATGAGGCATGCGACGTGACTGAGGTTGAGGTTGATGGGGGCTGAGAGCGCCTAGGTCGATGCCAATGGGCGCTTAGAGAGTGGCGAAGACCCTGGCTTGCCTACTGCTCGGTGAACTGCGCCCGATAGAGTGCTGAGAACGGCCCATCGGCTTCGAGAAGCTCGTCGTACGGTCCCTGTTCGACGATGCGCCCGGCGTCGACGACTACGACTCGGTCAGCGTCCCGAACGGTCGAGAGCCGGTGGGCGATGATCAGCGCCGTGCGGCCCTTCAAGATGTTGCGAAGGCCCCGCTGGATGAGCATCTCGGTGCGCGTGTCGACAGAGCTGGTGGCTTCGTCGAGGATCAGAATGGCGGGGTCGCCCACGATGGCGCGAGCAAATGCGATGAGTTGGCGCTGGCCGGTCGACAAGGTCGCACCGCGCTCGGTGACGGGCGTGTCGAAGCCCTGCGGCAAGCGGTCGATGAACTCGAGCGCCCCGGCGGTCTCGGCGGCCTTGCGGACCGTGTCATCGCTTGCGTCCAACGCGCCATAGCGGATGTTCTCGGCGACGGTGCCGCTGAAGAGGAACGGGTCTTGGAGTACAACGCCGAAGTTGCGACGCAGGGCCGAGAGGCTCAAATCGCGCACGTCTCGGCCATCGAGGAACATCTGACCCTGCGTGGGGTCGTAGAAGCGGGGGACGAGGTTGACCATCGTGGTCTTGCCCGCGCCCGTCGCTCCCACGATCGCAAGTGTCTGACCGGGCTCGATCGTCAGGTCGATGCCGTGCAGGATCTCCGTCCCCGTCTTGTACGCGAAGTGCACGTCGCGGTACTCGACGCGGCCTTGCGCGCGTCCAAGGGTCAGCGCGCCGGGGACCTCGGCAATCTCAACGGGCGTGTCGAGCAGCGAGAAGACTCTTTCGCCGCCGGCCAGAGCTGCTTGGGTGTCGGAGTACAGCGACGAGAGCTGGCTGACCGCGTTGAAGAACTGGCGCGCGTAGCTCAGGAACGCCACCACCACGCCGATGGTAATCAGCTGCTGAGCCGCGAGGTAGCCGCCGAGAGCTGCGATCAGCGCCGTTGCGACGGTCGAGATGAGTGCGAGTACCGGTGAGAAGGCGGACGAAACCACTGCGGCGTTCACGTTGGCGTCGCGATTGGCGGCGTTTCGCTGCGTGAAGATGCCGCGGTTTCGATCGGTGCGGTTAAACGCCTGGGCCACCTTGATGCCGCCGAGTTCCTCGGCGAGTGTGGCGGAGACGTCACCGATGGCCTCTTGGCGCGTGCGGAACGCCCGGCGCGCGATGACGCCAAACAGGCGCGTCACGCCGATCATGAGCGGCACGACGACAAGCGTGGCCAGCGCGAGCTGCCAGTTCACCCAGAACATCGCGATAAGGGTGGCCGTGAGTCCGACCGCCGAGCCAAGAAGGCGCCGGAAACCCTGCCCGAGGAACGAGTCAACTTGGGCGATATCGTTGATAAGGCGGCTCATCAGGTCGCCGGACTCCACCGCTTCGAAGTAGCCCACGTCGAGCTCTTCGATCTTGACGATGACGTCGGCGCGGGCATCGAACAGCGCGTACTGGCCTGCGGTGCCCAGCGCGTAGATCTGCTGACGAGTCGCCAGCCAGCCGAAGATCGAGGCGGCCACGAGCGTCAGCCCCGGCACCACGAGCGGCTGGATTCCGCCGCCGCTCTTGGCCGCCGTGGTCGCGACGTCGATGATGCGGCCGGTCAGCGCCGGGGTGGCCGCCGAGGCCACGGACGACAAGACGACCCATATCGAGCCGACAATCAGGTCTCGGCGGTACGGCATCAGGTAGCGCGACAGGCGCAGCACGGTTGCGCGTGCCGACGTTGGCTTCTCTGTCTTGACCAGCGAGCTGAGGCGACCGCCTCCTCCTCCAGGTCCGCGATGGGCCATTACTGCTCACCGCCGATCAGCTGGCTTGCGGCAATCTCGGCGTACAACCCGCTGCGCTCGAGAAGCTCGGCGTGACTGCCCGAGTCCACGAGGCGGCCCTCGTCCATCACAAAGACGATGTCGGCGCGCCGTGCGGTCGACAAGCGCTGCGCGATGATGAACGTGGTACGCCCGTCCATCAGGCGGTCGAGTTGGGTGCGAATCGCAGCCTCTGTCGCCGAGTCCACAGACGATGTGGAGTCATCCATCACAAGGATGCGCGGATCTATCAGCAGCGCCCGCGCGATTGCGATGCGCTGGCGCTGGCCGCCCGAGAGCTTGACGCCGCGCTCGCCGACTCGCGTGTCGTACCCGTCGGGTAGTGTGGTGATGAAGCCGTCGGCCTGAGCGCCAACGGCGGCCGAGCGCACGTCGTCGTCGGTAGCGTCGGGGCGGCCGTAGGCGATGTTGTCGCGCACCGTGCCCGAGAACAGGACGCTGTCCTGCATCACGAAGCCGATCTGGCCTCGCAACGACTCGAGTGTCGCGTCTCGGACGTCCACGCCATCGACTAGCACAAGCCCGGCGGAAGCATCGTAGTAGCGCGGAATTAGGTTGACGAGGCTCGTTTTGCCCGAGCCGGTCGCGCCGACGATTGCCACGGTTGTGTCGGGCTCGACGGTGAAGCTGACGCCCGAGAGCGTCTCGGCGGTGGCACCTGGATAGCGCAGGTGGACGTCGCGCAGCTCGACGTGCCCGGTCAGACGCGGGAGCACGACGGCGTCTGGCTTCTCGGCGACGTCTTCGGGTGCGTCGAGGACCTCGAACAGGCGCTCGGCGCTCGCACTGGACTGCGCGATCTGCTGGGCCGAGAAGCCGAGGGTCGTGAGCGGTCCGAGGAGCAAGAAGATGTAGGAGTTGAACGCGACGAGCTGGCCCACGGTCAGAGTGCCGTGCACGATCTGTATGGCCCCTGCCCACGTCACGAAACCAACGCCGATCGTGCCGATGCTGAACATCAGCGGGAAGGCGTTGGCAACAGTGGTGCGCACGACGAGGCCCTGTTGGAGCAGTGCGTCGTTCGCACCCCGATAGCGCTCGGTCTCGAAGGGCTCGCGCGCGAAGGCGCGGACGACGCGCACGCCGGCGATGTTCTCTTGCAGGACCGTATTGAGCGCCGCGAGCTTCTGCTGTCGGCCGCGAAACATCGGCCCGAGCTTGCTGACGAACAGAACAAGCACGACCACCGTGACCGGCACCACCATGAAAGACAGCAGTGCGAGTTGCACGTTCATCCGCAGCAGGAGGAAGACCGAGCCCACGAGCATCAGCGCCGCCGAGACGACCTGGACCGCGCCGCTGCCCACGAAGTCGCGCACCTGATCGACGTCGGACGTGACGCGCGTGATGAGTTGGCCGGTCTGCGCGCGGTCGTGATAGGCGAAGCTCAAGCGCTGGAGCTTGTCGAAGATGGCGTTGCGCATGTCGAACGCCGAGCCGTGACTCGCCTTGGCAGTGAAGTAGCCTACGAGGAAGTTCACAACGCCGTCGAAGATCGCCACGGCGACAAGCGCCACGGAGCCGGTCCAGATAACCCGGTAGTCGGCTTTCGTGATGCCCTGGTCGATAATCTGGCGCAGGATCTGAGGGCCGACAAGATCGGCGACGGTGGTCAAGAGCACGGAGATAACGCCCAGCAGCGCGTACCAGCGGTACGCGCGGATGAACCTCATTGCGCGAAGCAAGGATGACGACACGAAAGGGCACCTCGGGCTGCTCGGCGACGAACGCGAAAGGTACGGACGTCGAAAGAACTACGCCACCGATTCTACCCCAGACACGAAACGACCCGGTTCTGCCTGACCGGGTCGTTTCGCACAAGGAGGGAAGGGTCGGCGCATGGAGGGGGGAGTGCGCCTAGAGTTGGTGGGTTGTTATCGGCGGAGGATCACCAGCATGCGGTCGTACTCCTCTGCCGTGATCTCGCCCTTCGCGTAGCGGTGGGCCAGAATGCGCTCGGCCTCGTCGACGGGGGACGTGCCCCTCGCGGCGTGGACCGGCTGATGGCCGACAAGGACACCGTCACGGTGTCCAACGATGGCCACGGCGACTAGTGCGGTCAGGCCGGTGACTACGATCATTGCGAACAACATGGTGTGCGGCCTCCTCACTTCTCCGTCTCTGCGGGATACGTGCATCCCTCGTGCTTCCGACTATGGCGTTCGCGTGCGAAGCGCCAGTGGATGCCCCGTGGAGATGGTGTGAAGCAAGCGTGAGGGTGCTCTAACAAGCGCCGTGAGCCGCGGCGGGTGGAATCTGAGTTGGGCCTCGCGCGGCTGTTCGTGCAGGTAGCGGCGCTAGACCTCGTTCGGAGCGACCTCAATCGAGCCGCGCGATGGCAGCGTCGGCGCGGCCGTCGTGATGGCGACCCCCGCAACGATGACTGCCATCCCAACCAACTCGGCCATTGTGATCGGCTCGGGCGGAACGATGCCGAGATGCCCCGCAAAAGCGCCTGCGAACACGGCGATCACGGGATTGACGAAGGCGTACGTCATCACCTTGCTGGCCGACAGGTTGTTCAGCGCGTACGTGAACGATGTGAGCGCCACGGCGCTGCCGATGATCGACATGTACAGCAGCGCGCCAACAGTCGCCGGCGTCAGGTGGAAACGGCTCCACTCGCCCAGCGCCGTGCCAAGCACGAGCAGCACGCCGCCGGCGATCACCATCTCCCAGGCGGTGACGACCAGGCTGTTGGCCGCGGTTGGGTGGCGCTTGCCGTAGATGGTGCCGCCAGTCCACAGCCACCCACCCACGATCATGACGACCGTCCCTATCAACTCGCGAGCACCAGTAGGGGTCGACATCGTTGCCAAGCGCGGCCACAGCAGTATGCCCAGCCCCGAAAAGCCGATCGCCAACCCGAACCATCCCAGCTTGCCCGGACGCTGCATCCCGGGCAGGAACGACTCGACCAAGGCCACCCACAGCGGGATCAGCGCGACGATGAGCGCCGCGAGCCCCGACGGGATGTTCTGCTCGGCGAGGAACGCGAAGTACTGGCCACCCACGAGCAGGCACAGACCCACAATCGCCGAGATCTTCAGGTCCGCGGGGGAGATCTTGGGGGAGGCGCCGCGCCACCACGCGATCGCGAAGATGAGAAGAGCCGCCGGCCACTGGCGCACGCCCGCGAACAGCGTGGGCGGCAGCCCGGCCGATAGGCCTACCTTGATGCCGAGGTACGTGGTGCCCCACACGACGTAGAGAATCAGCATCGAGAGCACGAGTTTGAAGCGTTGAGACGTCTGAGGCACGAGTCCTCCGCGAGATGGTGGGGTTGGAGTCTGCCCAGTGTAGCGCAGCTCATCGGTGCTCAATGGCGCGCGCCGAGACGCGAGAACCGGCGTCGAGCGGCACCGCCATCCGCTACACTTGCGCCATGAGCGGCTACACCTACAACTACCCTCGCCCGGCCTTCAGCTGCGACACCGTCGTGTTCGCTGGCCCTGCCAGCGCGCGCAAGGTCTTGCTGGTCAAGCGCGCTGCCGAG
Above is a genomic segment from Coriobacteriia bacterium containing:
- a CDS encoding ABC transporter ATP-binding protein, which codes for MSSSLLRAMRFIRAYRWYALLGVISVLLTTVADLVGPQILRQIIDQGITKADYRVIWTGSVALVAVAIFDGVVNFLVGYFTAKASHGSAFDMRNAIFDKLQRLSFAYHDRAQTGQLITRVTSDVDQVRDFVGSGAVQVVSAALMLVGSVFLLLRMNVQLALLSFMVVPVTVVVLVLFVSKLGPMFRGRQQKLAALNTVLQENIAGVRVVRAFAREPFETERYRGANDALLQQGLVVRTTVANAFPLMFSIGTIGVGFVTWAGAIQIVHGTLTVGQLVAFNSYIFLLLGPLTTLGFSAQQIAQSSASAERLFEVLDAPEDVAEKPDAVVLPRLTGHVELRDVHLRYPGATAETLSGVSFTVEPDTTVAIVGATGSGKTSLVNLIPRYYDASAGLVLVDGVDVRDATLESLRGQIGFVMQDSVLFSGTVRDNIAYGRPDATDDDVRSAAVGAQADGFITTLPDGYDTRVGERGVKLSGGQRQRIAIARALLIDPRILVMDDSTSSVDSATEAAIRTQLDRLMDGRTTFIIAQRLSTARRADIVFVMDEGRLVDSGSHAELLERSGLYAEIAASQLIGGEQ
- a CDS encoding ABC transporter ATP-binding protein — protein: MAHRGPGGGGGRLSSLVKTEKPTSARATVLRLSRYLMPYRRDLIVGSIWVVLSSVASAATPALTGRIIDVATTAAKSGGGIQPLVVPGLTLVAASIFGWLATRQQIYALGTAGQYALFDARADVIVKIEELDVGYFEAVESGDLMSRLINDIAQVDSFLGQGFRRLLGSAVGLTATLIAMFWVNWQLALATLVVVPLMIGVTRLFGVIARRAFRTRQEAIGDVSATLAEELGGIKVAQAFNRTDRNRGIFTQRNAANRDANVNAAVVSSAFSPVLALISTVATALIAALGGYLAAQQLITIGVVVAFLSYARQFFNAVSQLSSLYSDTQAALAGGERVFSLLDTPVEIAEVPGALTLGRAQGRVEYRDVHFAYKTGTEILHGIDLTIEPGQTLAIVGATGAGKTTMVNLVPRFYDPTQGQMFLDGRDVRDLSLSALRRNFGVVLQDPFLFSGTVAENIRYGALDASDDTVRKAAETAGALEFIDRLPQGFDTPVTERGATLSTGQRQLIAFARAIVGDPAILILDEATSSVDTRTEMLIQRGLRNILKGRTALIIAHRLSTVRDADRVVVVDAGRIVEQGPYDELLEADGPFSALYRAQFTEQ
- a CDS encoding SHOCT domain-containing protein; the encoded protein is MLFAMIVVTGLTALVAVAIVGHRDGVLVGHQPVHAARGTSPVDEAERILAHRYAKGEITAEEYDRMLVILRR
- a CDS encoding NAD(P)H-dependent oxidoreductase, giving the protein MKILAIDASPARGVISLSVEEAAAAAETAGAEVTRIRLASLEVHSCTGCGWCRLTEACKIPDDLPILAEAIDNADGVIFGLPAYFRRPDDTTQAILERLQRFFPASGQLVLPGVGRRDVPAAPAARAAKRAVIITACKAPEPLATFFGYTTGPIRELRRALDGGGIKTVGSLALTGGWMRHSFDEWERDKAGSLGRMLAGKI
- a CDS encoding PadR family transcriptional regulator, with protein sequence MSLDVAILGFLGEHPRSGYDLKTRCFDDAAKDFWTADQAQIYRTLERLQGAKLVTATRKRQAGKPDRKVYAITDLGRLTLSAWLAEPHPLPAPRDAFLLQVYFAGQLSDDQLSAQLTDRRTLHQARLDDLRDRALQTAQSGDAPMRVIALRDAAFSGAIAVERAAIDWLDDCLDGLKAGSLPPLAKGEEQRPLFGPTTA
- a CDS encoding EamA family transporter; translated protein: MPQTSQRFKLVLSMLILYVVWGTTYLGIKVGLSAGLPPTLFAGVRQWPAALLIFAIAWWRGASPKISPADLKISAIVGLCLLVGGQYFAFLAEQNIPSGLAALIVALIPLWVALVESFLPGMQRPGKLGWFGLAIGFSGLGILLWPRLATMSTPTGARELIGTVVMIVGGWLWTGGTIYGKRHPTAANSLVVTAWEMVIAGGVLLVLGTALGEWSRFHLTPATVGALLYMSIIGSAVALTSFTYALNNLSASKVMTYAFVNPVIAVFAGAFAGHLGIVPPEPITMAELVGMAVIVAGVAITTAAPTLPSRGSIEVAPNEV